The Radiobacillus deserti genomic interval TCCCGTAAAAGGCTATCGTAATAAATACAGTCGTGTCGACTAATTGACTAAGCATCGTTGAAACGTTGTTCCGTAACCATAACTTTTTCTCCCCATGCTGCTTCTTCAAGCGATGGAATATGAATACATCAATATTTTGACTAAGCAAATATGCTATCAAGCTTGCTACCATGACACGAAAGCTGCCACTAAGAATGGTAGCAAAGGATTCTTGATTTTCGAAAACTGGTGCGGATGGTAGTTGAATCGCCAAATAAATAAAGATAAGAGCAACTACTTGTGCAAAGAAGCCAGCTTTCACAGTACTTTGGGCTGCTTTTTTTCCATATACTTCTCCAATCACATCGGTGATTAGATACGTTACTACATATACGATTACAGCAGCAGGGAGCATGATATTGCCTATGCTGAACAGTTTAACACCAAGGATATTGGATAATATTAATAATCCAGCGAACAGTGCATTTAAATACATGAACATCAAAAAATCATCCTTTCTTTTGAAGAAAGGAACTAGCTAACCCTCATTAGCGATTATCAATTTTTTCTGGATACATATCATGATTCATCATACGGTGATCAGCCATTTTTTCAAACTTCGTTCCAGGACGTCCATAGTTGCAATATGGATCGATAGAAATTCCCCCTCTTGGTGTAAATTTCCCCCATACTTCGATATAACGTGGATTCATTAAATCAATTAAGTCGTTCATAATGATATTCATGCTATCTTCATGAAAGTCTCCATGGTTACGAAAGCTAAACAAGTATAGTTTTAATGATTTACTTTCTACCATTTTTTCGTCTGGAATGTAACTAATATAGACAGTCCCAAAGTCAGGTTGTCCGGTTTTTGGGCAAAGTGTCGTAAATTCGGGGCAATTAAATTTTACAAAGTAATCTCGATTCACATGCTTGTTATCAAAAGTTTCCAAGACTTCTGGTGCATAGTCAAACGCATATGATGTAGCTTGATTACCGAGTAAGGTAAGATCCTTTAGATCGTCATCTCTTCTTCCTGCCATGATATAAGCCTCCTTTAACAAATAAAAAAGTCACGCCCCAAGGGACATGACTGTATAAATCACTGATATGTCCTTAGTTTTTTATAGAGGGTTTATGCTAAGAACCTCTCCGCTATTAAACGGATTATCCATTTACTCGACTAAGTATAGGCGGCAATGACTTGGAAGTCAACTATTTCTTTGTGAGAGGGTATTAAGTAAAGAGAGACAACATTGACAATTGTTAATATAGTTAAATAGAGAAAAAAGTTTAAGCCAAAATAACCCGAATGAAGTCTAATAAGAGAAGGCTATAGCGGGGGAGGATAAAAAAAATGGATAAATTAGTGAAAAAGGCTCAAAAAGGGGATGAAAAAGCTTTTTTAAAACTATTCCAGCGCTTTGAAAAAGATATTTATAGAATGGCCTACGTATATGTGAAAAATGAAGGGGACGCACTGGATGTTGTCCAAGAAGTGGCTTATCGTTCGTTTAAGAAAATTGGAACATTGAAAAAGCCAGAGTATGTAAAGTCATGGTTTATTAAAATTGCTGTTACATGCTCCATCGATGTATTAAGAAAAAGTAAAAAAGTCATTCATCTAAACCCTGAATATGAAGAATTTATAGGGAAGGAAGAGGAAGATGTTTCGCTTTCCATCACACTACAGGACTTAATGAATCAACTTGATGAAGATGAAAAAAGCATCATACTCCTTA includes:
- a CDS encoding queuosine precursor transporter produces the protein MFMYLNALFAGLLILSNILGVKLFSIGNIMLPAAVIVYVVTYLITDVIGEVYGKKAAQSTVKAGFFAQVVALIFIYLAIQLPSAPVFENQESFATILSGSFRVMVASLIAYLLSQNIDVFIFHRLKKQHGEKKLWLRNNVSTMLSQLVDTTVFITIAFYGTVPNTVLLTMIAGQYAVKFLIALIDTPIAYLLVYFAKK
- the queF gene encoding preQ(1) synthase, coding for MAGRRDDDLKDLTLLGNQATSYAFDYAPEVLETFDNKHVNRDYFVKFNCPEFTTLCPKTGQPDFGTVYISYIPDEKMVESKSLKLYLFSFRNHGDFHEDSMNIIMNDLIDLMNPRYIEVWGKFTPRGGISIDPYCNYGRPGTKFEKMADHRMMNHDMYPEKIDNR
- a CDS encoding RNA polymerase sigma factor; this translates as MDKLVKKAQKGDEKAFLKLFQRFEKDIYRMAYVYVKNEGDALDVVQEVAYRSFKKIGTLKKPEYVKSWFIKIAVTCSIDVLRKSKKVIHLNPEYEEFIGKEEEDVSLSITLQDLMNQLDEDEKSIILLKYYKGYSFKEIAELLELPLGTAKSILYRALSKLRQKLKGVEM